The genomic DNA GCGAGACCACCATCGATGCCTATCTCGTTCAGGCGCGCCGCCACTGATTCTTGTCGCTTGGGTCTCTACCGCAGCAGCGTCACCGCATCACGGCAACCGATCGTATTCCATCAATGCTTTTCAATTGACGCTGCGATGCCGGCCGCTACTACCACGCTTGGATTTCCACGAAGCAGGTGTTGCCATGACGAAATACCAGGGCGGATGCTTATGCGGAGCGGTGCGCTACCGCGCCGAGGCTGAACCGATCAACGAGCGCGTCTGCCATTGCCGGATCTGCCAGAAGGCGATCGGCGCGGCCTTCAACGCGCGCCTTCTGTTCCGCATCGACGACGTGACCGTCGAAGGGCCTTTGACGACGGTCAATTCATCGCCGGACCTCAAGCGCGGTTTTTGCGCAGCCTGCGGCACGACGATGTTTTCGCGGCGCGATTCACGGGGCATCCTCGGCGTCACCTCCGGTTCGCTCGACGATCCGTCCGTGTTCAAGCCCGACATGCATTTCTGGACGACTTCCAAACAGCCCTGGGTGCAGCTCGATGATGGGTTGCCGCAATTTGAGGGCGCGCCGCCAGTCTAACCTTCTCCCCCTTGTGGGAGAAGGTGGATCGGCGCG from Mesorhizobium sp. M1E.F.Ca.ET.045.02.1.1 includes the following:
- a CDS encoding GFA family protein, with amino-acid sequence MTKYQGGCLCGAVRYRAEAEPINERVCHCRICQKAIGAAFNARLLFRIDDVTVEGPLTTVNSSPDLKRGFCAACGTTMFSRRDSRGILGVTSGSLDDPSVFKPDMHFWTTSKQPWVQLDDGLPQFEGAPPV